In Cryptomeria japonica chromosome 5, Sugi_1.0, whole genome shotgun sequence, the genomic window TATTAGCACATTTCAATTCAAATATCTTGATGACATCTAAGATTGTCTAAAGGATTGTGCAAACAATTTTTCCCTTTAAATTTTTTGTATTGGAATGTGGGGTTTTAGAAGACATCAGGTGGAGAGTGGTGGAAGCCTCCAAGAATGGAATTTAATTGTTGAGCATCAGCTTGATGAAGGTGAGCTGTGAGTGCGTAATTATTCAACTCCAAACCCCTTATTCGTTCTTCATACTCTGAAATGCATTTCTTCAACTCTTGAAGTTCCACCCCCCGGCTCTCCTCATTCTGTCTTAAACGCTTATGTTGTATAGCCACAGCGCGTTTAAGTATATTATTATCATAAGACAATCCTTCAACTCTCTCTTTCAGCACTGTGTTTTCCTTGTGCAAGTCTTCAAGTGTGGAACCAACAATAGCCTTTTCAAATGCTTGTAAAACTGATGAAGAACGCAATCTTGCATCATCCATATTACATGCATTCTGCATCTCTCTCAAAAGAAGCTCCACCCACTCACTACCTGAACCTTCTGTATACACTGGACCATCAACACTGGAAACCTGCTCTTCAATTCTTTGGCTCTGCTGTAATGCCTGAATAGGGTGGCCAAGGTCAGAACCAGTTTTTGTAGAAGAATCAGTAGCTGCTATACTTATGTTTCCATGAAGGATTGTGTTACCATCTCCATCTGCACGTGCATTGGGATTGGGAGGTCCAGATCCGGTGGAAAAGCCACAAACTGGAGAATTAACAGTGGAGCAACGAAGTTTCTTGGAGATGGGGTAAGAGCTATCAACATTAGTGTTATCTTCAACAAAGGACCTCTTCCCACGTACTATGGCACTAGACATGATTATGGTCTTGTTCTAAATTCAAATCAATACAATTCTACTTGTTGAAAATGCTATCACCCACCACACTTTTCTGAATCTCCTAGTGTTTCTTGATTGTATTAGTATATTGCGAGCTCTTAAATTAGTTGAAGTACAGTAGAACTTAATTTGGATACTTATACAACTCAGTCCAAACGATCAAGACCATGTGTACCAGGTCGGCCATAGAAAAACTATTGATAATATAATGATTTTCATGCACCCAAAAGAGGAAAACCTAATTATCTGTTCATTTCTCGATCAAGATTGTGGCTATACAAACATACGTCACTTTCCAACATCCAAACTTAAGCGAACACTAATTTTAGGTTGGACATAGgaagtattaatttttttttaatccaatTTTAGACTTCTTTTCGTGTTAAATTCAGATATGTGTAgtttttaacaaaaaataaataaataaaaataaaaataaaaatatattgtcACAAGTGTTCCAGTTTAAGAGTTTTaaattgaaagtttttgaaaaCATTATCTTCCTCTAAGAAATGGGCTATCTTAGTTTGGTTTTAGtttaagaggtttttttttttttttttttatcagtaagggGTCGAAGTTGGAGCTATGAACCTCAAGACCACATTTTTTGGGGAACTCATTGTATACATCTAAAATTGGtcagaagataattaattaaataagcaattatttaaataatcccccttcccaatttaattgaattcactagcaaattgattaaattccctcattcatctacttatattcattaagttcatttcaatagtctcctttgattaattaatctaaattgattaatcccccaattaaattcatttgttctAATCCCCtagttaattaaaacaaatcaatttatgaatttgttgaaagttaattagtcttttcctattatttgaatttttaaattcaaattccccacatgcctcctaatttctaaccacctaacctaacccccccaacctaacccattccacctaatcctgagtttaactaaccctatcttatctttcacatcctaacctccttatcctaacctcttatgggttggatattctccccttgagacacatgacacttttgccacatgtctcttcccttggacacttgccctcttgtgagcaagattccttgacacttgtcactacagagatgacaagtgtccctccctccaacctcttctccaacctcctccaatttgacccttgatatcttcagattcaatcttgaccattgattcctgccacctcacccttggccttggaaatcctataaatatcccccattttggagcacaaaggatccaatctcaagcattgttattataggcatatcatttctagcattctagtttagcattgctatcatttattgcatcttagaactagcttaatttgatcatcttgtAGCATAATTGCCTAATCATATAACATActcaatctctcatctagcttaat contains:
- the LOC131036013 gene encoding uncharacterized protein LOC131036013, producing MSSAIVRGKRSFVEDNTNVDSSYPISKKLRCSTVNSPVCGFSTGSGPPNPNARADGDGNTILHGNISIAATDSSTKTGSDLGHPIQALQQSQRIEEQVSSVDGPVYTEGSGSEWVELLLREMQNACNMDDARLRSSSVLQAFEKAIVGSTLEDLHKENTVLKERVEGLSYDNNILKRAVAIQHKRLRQNEESRGVELQELKKCISEYEERIRGLELNNYALTAHLHQADAQQLNSILGGFHHSPPDVF